In a genomic window of Pedobacter sp. KBS0701:
- a CDS encoding response regulator transcription factor, producing the protein MKILLIEDEIKLAGFIADGLTQAGHVCDLVADGNKGLEMAMVGHYDLILLDMMLPSLNGLEVLKNLRSFNNQTQVIIISALNDTEHVINGLDHGAIDYLKKPFELDELLARIRSVQRRSLAQGSLKLQVADLKVDLLTREVSRAGKAVILSNREFALLEFLLANQNKVVTKSQILEKVWDINFDPGSNVIEVHLYQLRKKMDRGYDEELIHTVVGRGYILKGDVKQG; encoded by the coding sequence ATGAAAATATTATTAATAGAAGACGAGATAAAGTTAGCAGGATTTATTGCCGACGGCCTTACGCAGGCAGGTCACGTCTGTGATCTGGTTGCTGATGGCAACAAAGGGTTGGAAATGGCTATGGTTGGTCATTATGATCTTATCCTATTGGATATGATGTTGCCCTCTCTTAATGGCCTGGAAGTTCTAAAAAACCTGCGCAGCTTTAATAATCAAACCCAGGTAATTATCATTAGTGCACTGAACGATACAGAACATGTGATAAACGGGCTTGACCATGGCGCTATTGATTATCTTAAAAAGCCGTTTGAACTTGATGAATTGTTAGCCAGGATCCGTTCTGTACAACGCCGGTCATTGGCGCAGGGTTCACTGAAATTACAGGTGGCAGACCTTAAGGTAGACCTGTTGACCAGGGAAGTTAGCCGTGCCGGCAAAGCAGTAATACTGAGTAACCGTGAATTTGCCCTCTTGGAATTTCTGCTTGCTAACCAAAACAAAGTGGTAACAAAATCACAGATTCTCGAAAAAGTATGGGATATAAACTTCGATCCGGGTAGCAATGTTATAGAAGTTCACCTTTACCAGCTCCGGAAAAAAATGGACAGAGGTTACGATGAAGAATTGATCCATACGGTTGTTGGTCGGGGATATATATTGAAAGGTGACGTAAAACAAGGTTAA
- a CDS encoding HAMP domain-containing sensor histidine kinase, translated as MKIGKRQFGIKLKITVAFSLIFILLSLSFNLYCYRKIRMLMISDNDAYLIARAETLLDKTEVLPAIIPLPDNNTSIRVLYHSAGKPIVVFQSPGIIKNIRTPTKTGVTDTLGMRVAYVVSSNEDNPAELMLVRSADHLDSNLRYLLLLLFACSLLSVLLAGLIAYILSFYLLQPVQRIINAAKLINAHKLRDVIPVKKTNDELQELTETINMMLVRIDESLQQQQNFFASASHELKTPLAIMRAEIEVQLSKPELTPALSNLMKSQLAEINRLQQVVQEFLLVSQLKSSGITLHKQQIDLSLVILRLFNRLQPFLQQKSLKSKIDFDQDAETFLIVADDDKLNILLMNLVENAIKYAVPGTTINCSVQQSMFKDHIAIIFKNTIIEESFPTENLQNAFHREAIDSNGAGIGLWLVKEITHLHHGNFRVESSNFAFEAIVDLPISA; from the coding sequence ATGAAAATAGGAAAGCGTCAGTTCGGTATCAAATTAAAAATAACGGTAGCGTTCAGCCTGATTTTTATCTTGCTAAGTTTATCTTTCAACCTTTACTGTTACCGGAAAATCAGGATGCTGATGATATCCGACAATGATGCTTATTTAATAGCCAGGGCCGAAACACTTTTAGATAAAACCGAAGTATTACCTGCAATTATTCCTTTGCCAGATAATAATACTTCCATCAGGGTATTATATCATTCAGCAGGAAAACCCATTGTCGTTTTTCAATCCCCCGGAATCATTAAAAATATCCGTACCCCCACAAAAACGGGCGTAACCGATACTTTGGGCATGAGGGTTGCCTACGTGGTGAGTAGCAATGAGGATAATCCCGCCGAATTGATGCTAGTACGCAGTGCAGATCATTTAGACAGCAACTTAAGATACCTGCTCTTATTGCTTTTTGCCTGTAGCTTGCTCAGTGTTTTGCTTGCCGGTTTAATTGCCTATATCTTATCTTTTTATTTATTACAGCCCGTGCAGCGTATTATTAACGCGGCTAAACTCATCAATGCGCACAAACTCAGGGATGTTATTCCGGTGAAGAAAACGAATGATGAACTGCAGGAATTAACGGAAACCATAAATATGATGCTGGTGAGAATTGATGAATCGTTACAACAGCAACAAAACTTTTTTGCCTCTGCATCGCACGAATTAAAAACTCCCCTAGCCATTATGCGTGCCGAAATTGAAGTTCAGCTATCGAAACCTGAATTGACACCAGCGTTATCAAACCTGATGAAGAGCCAGCTTGCTGAAATTAACAGGCTGCAACAGGTAGTACAGGAATTCTTGTTGGTAAGCCAGTTAAAGAGTAGTGGTATTACCTTGCATAAGCAACAAATAGATCTTTCTTTGGTTATACTGCGGTTATTTAACAGGTTACAACCGTTTTTGCAGCAAAAAAGTTTAAAGTCAAAGATTGATTTTGATCAGGATGCCGAAACTTTTTTAATCGTTGCCGATGATGACAAACTGAATATCTTACTGATGAACCTCGTCGAAAATGCAATCAAATATGCTGTTCCAGGTACCACAATCAATTGTTCTGTGCAGCAGTCTATGTTTAAAGATCATATCGCCATAATTTTTAAAAACACCATCATCGAAGAAAGTTTCCCAACCGAAAATCTCCAAAATGCCTTCCACAGGGAAGCTATAGATTCAAATGGCGCTGGCATTGGCCTTTGGCTGGTTAAAGAGATTACGCACTTACATCATGGAAATTTCCGCGTGGAAAGCAGCAACTTTGCTTTTGAAGCAATAGTTGATTTACCAATTAGCGCATAG
- a CDS encoding MFS transporter produces MSKQLAKGVTDKRIIWPLQSLNFFMADLQAGIGPFLGIFLLAHGWKSGLIGSVMTIGGVAGMIMTIPAGALIDATKRKRFYVVISAIFTILASGIILFTQEFWLVSISQVATAIAGSAIGPAIIGITLGIVKQKGFNKQNGYNQAFNHAGNVVGSALSGYLGYKFGITAIFLLAAFFGLLSIISVLLIPAKSIDDHVARGMKEGEKNEKASGFKVLFQCKSLLVLAGALAFFHLGNGAMLPLYGLAAAANGHGNASVFVAMTIIIAQLVMIGTSLLAMKMADKRGYWLVLFISFLSLPIRGLFAAYMHSHVGIYPVQILDGIGAGLQSVAVPGLVAHILNGTGRVNIGQGAVMTVQGLGASFSPAIGGWIAEGIGYNTTFMILGAFAIGSILLWIIFAKTIKDAC; encoded by the coding sequence ATGAGCAAACAACTAGCTAAAGGCGTAACAGATAAGCGGATTATCTGGCCCTTACAATCTCTTAATTTTTTCATGGCCGATCTCCAGGCAGGGATAGGTCCGTTTTTAGGCATCTTCCTTTTAGCACATGGCTGGAAAAGCGGACTAATCGGCTCAGTGATGACCATTGGTGGAGTTGCCGGGATGATCATGACTATTCCAGCGGGTGCATTAATTGATGCTACCAAAAGAAAACGGTTTTATGTGGTTATATCTGCAATCTTCACCATACTGGCATCAGGAATAATCTTATTCACCCAGGAGTTTTGGCTGGTTAGTATTTCGCAAGTGGCAACAGCTATAGCCGGGTCGGCTATTGGGCCGGCTATAATCGGTATTACACTAGGCATAGTCAAACAAAAAGGTTTTAACAAGCAAAATGGTTATAACCAGGCATTCAACCACGCAGGCAATGTAGTCGGTTCTGCACTTTCTGGTTACCTCGGTTATAAATTTGGCATCACGGCCATATTCTTGCTCGCTGCTTTTTTTGGTTTATTGTCCATTATTTCAGTGTTATTGATTCCGGCTAAATCCATTGATGATCATGTAGCAAGAGGCATGAAAGAAGGAGAAAAAAATGAAAAAGCCAGCGGATTTAAAGTATTATTTCAATGTAAATCATTATTGGTATTGGCAGGCGCATTAGCCTTTTTTCATTTGGGAAACGGTGCGATGCTACCCCTCTATGGACTCGCCGCTGCTGCCAATGGCCATGGTAACGCTTCCGTATTTGTGGCCATGACCATTATCATTGCACAATTGGTCATGATCGGTACATCATTACTGGCCATGAAGATGGCAGATAAAAGAGGCTACTGGTTGGTCTTATTCATTTCTTTCCTATCCTTACCTATACGTGGCTTATTTGCCGCTTATATGCACAGTCACGTAGGCATTTACCCCGTACAAATTTTAGACGGAATCGGAGCGGGCCTTCAAAGTGTTGCCGTTCCTGGCTTGGTTGCGCATATACTAAATGGTACAGGAAGGGTAAATATCGGACAAGGCGCAGTAATGACGGTACAAGGCCTGGGTGCTTCATTTAGTCCTGCAATTGGAGGCTGGATAGCTGAGGGAATAGGTTATAATACTACTTTTATGATCCTTGGTGCGTTTGCTATTGGTTCTATCCTATTGTGGATCATATTTGCAAAAACAATTAAGGATGCTTGCTAA
- a CDS encoding metallophosphoesterase: MSPAPLVFAHLGDLHITKAKEQNYLDLLSIIAQIETELNNQLDFVLLPGDNADNGLPEQYKLVATALKMLSIPVYILAGDHDMEQGSLDNMYKMPQTQKLPLSVLHKNNRCLFIDVCGFGNGGPDFRLGIKQLEWLEKEMAAAKERRETILLFMHVFPADLKAPDERQAINEMLEKYDVVLVDMGHTHYNDIANNGQTIFAATRSTGQIEEGPVGYSIISVHKSAVTWRFKQLAEPFPFVMTTWPADYRLLNRDNQRVEGEYEASVLVLGPRKISSVVCKSGLSDWQDMTFEEKDGLWKVRVEVLEQPLNNLTIKATDVAGRPGIWTIQPATDKYISPQNIKDGSDADTIGTWPENGIMGTQLGPNRNGKPIS; this comes from the coding sequence ATGAGTCCAGCCCCACTAGTCTTCGCTCATTTAGGAGATCTGCATATTACTAAAGCCAAAGAACAGAATTACCTAGATCTGCTATCGATTATAGCTCAAATTGAAACAGAACTAAACAACCAGCTTGATTTTGTCCTGTTACCCGGCGACAATGCCGATAACGGTTTGCCTGAACAATATAAGTTAGTGGCTACTGCCCTTAAAATGTTAAGCATACCGGTTTATATCCTGGCGGGTGATCATGATATGGAACAAGGCAGCCTCGATAATATGTATAAAATGCCTCAAACCCAAAAACTACCGCTATCCGTTTTACATAAGAATAACAGGTGCCTGTTTATAGACGTTTGCGGATTTGGAAATGGCGGACCAGATTTTAGATTAGGTATTAAACAATTAGAATGGTTGGAAAAAGAAATGGCTGCGGCTAAGGAAAGAAGAGAAACAATCCTACTGTTTATGCATGTTTTTCCTGCTGATTTGAAAGCACCGGATGAGCGGCAAGCCATCAATGAGATGCTGGAAAAATACGATGTAGTGCTGGTGGATATGGGACACACGCATTATAACGATATCGCCAATAACGGTCAAACCATTTTTGCAGCAACCAGATCGACCGGGCAGATTGAAGAGGGTCCGGTTGGTTATTCAATCATTTCTGTTCATAAATCTGCTGTTACCTGGCGTTTTAAACAACTAGCAGAACCTTTTCCATTTGTAATGACTACCTGGCCGGCTGATTACCGTTTATTGAACAGAGACAACCAAAGGGTTGAAGGAGAATATGAAGCTTCTGTTTTAGTATTGGGTCCTCGGAAAATCTCGTCTGTAGTATGCAAATCTGGTTTATCAGATTGGCAAGATATGACCTTTGAAGAGAAAGATGGATTATGGAAGGTCAGAGTCGAAGTTTTGGAACAACCTTTGAATAATCTGACCATCAAAGCCACAGATGTTGCAGGCCGTCCCGGTATCTGGACCATACAGCCTGCTACAGATAAATACATTTCACCTCAAAATATTAAAGATGGCAGCGATGCAGATACTATTGGCACCTGGCCGGAAAACGGGATCATGGGTACACAGCTTGGCCCTAACCGAAATGGAAAACCGATATCTTAG
- a CDS encoding arsenic transporter, with protein sequence MNNILIWIISFLAIAGVIIRPFKVTEAVYAIIGATILLLFHLITVSDAFSGIAKGLDVYLFLTGMMLLAETAREEKLFDWLAAHATLRARESSGKLFLLIYLVGVIVTTFLSNDATAVVLTPAVAAAVKAAKVEKPLPYLLICAFIANAASFMLPISNPANLVIYGTHMPSLMHWLSLYLIPSICAITVTYFMLRFSQRDCFKQKIRTDISLPELSPGGKTALIGICGTAAVLLAASAWNIQLGLPTLITGVTTSAIVLARARKNPVNIIKGISWAVLPLVAGLFVVVEALNKTGMTQQLSRWLNDAIAQSETGAVWLSGALIAVACNLMNNLPAGLIAGSVLQNTHTPEMVKSAVLIGVDLGPNLSITGSLATILWLVALRREGQEVSAWKFLKLGSVIMTAALIIAILSLWI encoded by the coding sequence ATGAATAACATCCTAATCTGGATCATTTCCTTCCTGGCAATAGCAGGTGTGATCATCAGGCCTTTTAAAGTTACAGAAGCAGTATACGCCATAATTGGGGCTACCATATTGTTATTATTCCATCTGATTACCGTTTCTGATGCCTTTTCCGGGATAGCAAAAGGTTTAGATGTTTATTTATTCCTCACGGGCATGATGTTACTGGCCGAAACAGCCAGGGAGGAAAAACTGTTCGATTGGCTGGCTGCCCATGCCACTTTAAGGGCCAGGGAATCTTCCGGGAAATTGTTTTTGCTGATCTATCTTGTTGGTGTTATTGTAACCACATTTCTTTCCAATGATGCCACAGCTGTTGTACTAACGCCAGCCGTGGCCGCTGCAGTTAAAGCAGCTAAAGTAGAAAAACCACTGCCATATTTATTGATCTGTGCTTTCATTGCTAATGCAGCTTCTTTTATGCTGCCCATCTCAAACCCTGCAAATCTGGTCATTTATGGCACACACATGCCTTCCTTAATGCATTGGCTAAGCTTGTACCTGATACCCTCTATATGTGCCATTACCGTTACTTATTTTATGCTCCGGTTCTCTCAGCGCGACTGTTTTAAACAGAAAATCAGAACTGACATTAGTTTGCCTGAATTAAGTCCGGGCGGTAAGACAGCTTTAATTGGGATTTGTGGAACTGCTGCTGTTTTACTGGCTGCTTCAGCCTGGAATATTCAACTTGGATTGCCCACGTTAATTACCGGTGTCACCACCAGCGCAATTGTATTGGCCAGGGCAAGAAAAAACCCGGTCAATATTATTAAAGGGATATCCTGGGCAGTACTTCCGTTAGTGGCAGGTTTATTTGTAGTGGTAGAAGCTTTAAATAAAACCGGGATGACACAGCAGTTAAGTAGATGGTTAAATGATGCGATAGCACAATCTGAGACAGGGGCCGTGTGGCTTAGTGGTGCTCTGATCGCAGTAGCCTGCAATTTAATGAATAATTTGCCGGCCGGATTAATAGCAGGAAGTGTGTTGCAAAATACACATACACCCGAAATGGTTAAAAGCGCGGTGCTTATTGGCGTAGATCTTGGTCCCAACCTCTCTATAACCGGTTCATTGGCTACGATACTATGGCTGGTAGCTTTAAGAAGGGAGGGGCAAGAAGTTAGTGCCTGGAAATTTTTAAAATTAGGAAGTGTAATTATGACTGCGGCTTTGATAATTGCCATACTATCCTTATGGATTTGA
- a CDS encoding AhpC/TSA family protein, with protein sequence MKKTLLAATLVISAFVASAQTGYVINGQIGKLGKPAKAFLLIKLEGAQKLDSAELVNGAFTFKGSVPSPMEATLRLKHDKSIDTPGRRIKIDGMAIILGNENITITGKDSIKTAVIKGSTLTDESKKVDALLAPVYGKLKALEKEFADQPEAKKQDKTYIMDLEKRAKVIEKEIFDAKINYVKQNPSKYMALMALNSTLGPGFDAIEMEKIFANISPELRNSFFGKQVAERIANFKKTQEGVEAQDFAQPDVDGKMVKLSDYKGKYVLIDFWASWCAPCRRENPNLVKVYEQYKSKGFEILGVSLDKAADKAKWLKAIADDKLTWKQVGDLKGWENEAAAKYDVKAIPMNFLIDPSGKIIAKELRGPALEAKIKEIYENKSK encoded by the coding sequence ATGAAAAAAACATTATTGGCAGCAACATTGGTGATTAGTGCTTTTGTTGCCTCTGCACAAACAGGATATGTAATAAATGGCCAGATTGGCAAATTGGGAAAACCGGCAAAAGCCTTTCTCTTAATCAAATTAGAAGGGGCCCAAAAATTAGATTCGGCAGAACTGGTTAACGGGGCTTTCACATTTAAAGGTTCGGTACCTTCACCAATGGAAGCTACGCTTCGCCTTAAACACGACAAATCAATCGATACACCGGGACGACGGATTAAAATTGATGGCATGGCGATCATTTTAGGAAATGAGAACATCACCATTACCGGAAAAGATTCCATTAAGACAGCTGTTATCAAAGGTTCTACTTTAACCGATGAAAGTAAAAAAGTTGATGCCCTTTTAGCTCCTGTTTATGGAAAACTGAAAGCGCTGGAAAAAGAATTTGCTGATCAGCCAGAAGCTAAAAAACAGGATAAAACCTATATCATGGACCTGGAAAAAAGAGCAAAGGTGATAGAGAAAGAGATTTTTGATGCAAAAATTAATTATGTTAAACAAAATCCTTCGAAATACATGGCCTTAATGGCACTTAATTCGACTTTAGGCCCGGGTTTCGATGCCATAGAAATGGAAAAAATCTTTGCAAATATTTCTCCGGAACTCAGAAACTCTTTTTTCGGAAAACAGGTTGCTGAGCGTATTGCTAACTTCAAAAAAACACAGGAAGGTGTAGAGGCGCAGGATTTTGCCCAGCCAGATGTAGACGGTAAAATGGTTAAGCTTTCTGATTACAAAGGAAAATATGTGCTGATCGACTTCTGGGCATCATGGTGTGCACCATGCCGGAGAGAAAATCCAAATCTTGTTAAGGTTTATGAACAATATAAATCAAAAGGCTTTGAAATTTTAGGCGTATCTCTTGATAAGGCTGCTGATAAAGCAAAATGGCTTAAAGCCATCGCTGATGATAAATTGACCTGGAAACAGGTTGGCGATTTAAAAGGCTGGGAAAACGAGGCGGCGGCTAAGTATGATGTTAAAGCTATCCCTATGAATTTTTTAATCGATCCAAGTGGAAAAATTATTGCCAAAGAACTTCGCGGCCCTGCACTGGAAGCTAAAATAAAAGAGATTTATGAAAATAAGTCTAAGTAG
- a CDS encoding S41 family peptidase: protein MIRKTIITAFFSFWIGLSVQAQMNPKIKLQDALKLIQDNYVDPVNDEQVVDAAIKAMLSSLDPHSSYISREEIEAMNEQMTGSFAGIGISFAMVADSTFITGINPDGPAARAGLQVGDRINMVDGASIFGKGLKNQDVMRMLRGEKGKAVKLGVIRKSQTTPLEFNVMREQIAELSINTSYMVSKNVGYISLAIFSQSTRREMDAALKKLKALGMTKLILDLQSNGGGLVEAAIGVADEFLAKDKLVFYSVTNSGVKDNYMTGGFGQFMTGDLVVLIDESTASSSEILTGALQDWDRAVVIGRRSFGKGIMQKGLELSDGSVIKLTAARYYTPSGRSIQKSYAKGKTDYFEDFNRRMASGELTEGGHVNFPDSLKHTTLLNKRTVYGGGGIMPDKFIPIDTALYSAWLNKLMNSGRVTQAAFNYVQQNRKSLTDKYTDFDAFDHSFNIDEQMVDQIMTSAIKQGLKLPPVTDKVARKTIAVELKAEMADMLYLGKGYALRVRNEASNAFSTALNILNNQKIYNQFLEAKSLQNTSSPSKTTKK from the coding sequence ATGATAAGAAAAACGATAATTACAGCCTTTTTTTCCTTTTGGATTGGGCTTTCTGTTCAGGCACAGATGAATCCGAAGATTAAGCTGCAGGATGCACTTAAACTCATTCAGGATAATTATGTAGATCCGGTAAATGATGAGCAGGTTGTTGATGCGGCTATCAAAGCGATGTTAAGCAGCCTCGATCCGCATTCCAGTTACATTAGCCGCGAAGAAATAGAAGCCATGAACGAGCAAATGACTGGCAGTTTTGCCGGTATCGGTATCTCATTTGCAATGGTGGCTGATAGCACCTTTATAACTGGTATTAATCCTGATGGCCCGGCAGCAAGGGCAGGTTTGCAGGTAGGAGACCGGATTAATATGGTTGATGGTGCCTCTATTTTCGGTAAAGGTTTAAAAAACCAGGATGTGATGCGGATGCTGCGGGGCGAAAAAGGGAAGGCTGTTAAGTTAGGCGTTATTCGCAAGTCGCAAACCACACCGCTCGAATTTAATGTGATGAGGGAACAGATTGCTGAACTTTCTATCAATACCAGTTACATGGTAAGCAAAAATGTAGGCTACATTTCGCTGGCTATTTTTAGCCAGTCAACCAGAAGGGAAATGGATGCGGCATTAAAGAAATTAAAGGCTTTAGGCATGACCAAATTAATCCTGGATTTACAATCTAATGGTGGCGGACTTGTTGAAGCTGCTATCGGTGTAGCAGATGAATTCCTGGCCAAGGATAAACTGGTTTTCTATTCAGTAACCAACTCCGGTGTAAAAGATAATTATATGACTGGTGGATTTGGCCAGTTTATGACAGGCGATCTGGTGGTTTTAATTGATGAATCTACCGCATCATCAAGCGAAATATTAACAGGTGCTTTACAGGATTGGGACAGGGCTGTGGTAATTGGCAGAAGAAGCTTTGGTAAAGGCATTATGCAAAAAGGCCTTGAATTGAGCGATGGTTCAGTAATCAAATTGACAGCAGCACGTTATTATACACCATCAGGCAGATCGATTCAAAAATCTTATGCTAAAGGCAAAACAGATTACTTTGAAGATTTTAACAGGCGTATGGCTTCTGGTGAACTTACTGAGGGCGGACATGTGAACTTTCCGGATTCTCTAAAACACACGACCCTCCTGAATAAAAGAACGGTTTATGGTGGTGGCGGGATTATGCCTGATAAGTTCATACCAATCGATACGGCACTGTACAGCGCATGGTTGAATAAATTGATGAACAGTGGGCGGGTAACCCAGGCGGCTTTCAATTATGTACAACAAAACCGAAAAAGCTTAACTGATAAATATACGGATTTTGATGCTTTTGATCATTCCTTCAACATAGATGAGCAAATGGTTGATCAGATTATGACCAGCGCAATTAAGCAAGGGCTTAAATTACCACCCGTAACGGATAAGGTAGCCAGAAAAACCATTGCGGTAGAATTAAAGGCAGAGATGGCCGATATGCTCTATCTAGGTAAAGGTTATGCACTTCGCGTTCGAAATGAGGCCAGTAATGCATTTAGTACGGCGCTTAATATTTTAAATAATCAAAAGATTTATAATCAGTTCCTCGAAGCTAAATCTTTACAGAATACATCATCTCCATCCAAAACCACAAAAAAATAA
- a CDS encoding TlpA disulfide reductase family protein, protein MKKHFFRKCMLLLCPFFGQQLAAQTVTWQPEILKQNQKISFQYQPKGGDLEFSDGPKALAGVYSGSKWNTVPVQLEKKNDVWTGSYQLPEHAVLIALKFYQGDLQQPEAIDNQNGKGYYHLVKNTKGQVIPGSYLAEAAFKAGTTGNGMLSSFIIPSMDKKMIDSLLQQEKKLSKRIPRSLLFNYLDLKQLTMPASEFSVLADNLLKSELKNGNLNEQFLAQAQRYYDRLKDKNGSAAVESLIFKDYPKSSTARFLSFRKYTEGKYGKDFETGAEDFLKAFPYLEWKKSPDNQAYIYYTIFRNLATQYFDGGQNDKFLELFKDIDFKTANEIYRWNISRNQMAGKSDQKLLYNDSRIIIPYLLERQKDKSYSGDFDDAEKAQENADNQMDDRLFTHIALANAQGDYAGANQYFKYLSKKGTFGNADLNAMHVNVLEKLNDTKAIKALLESSVAANAVTPVMFTKLKELYKSEHGGKEDGYEQYLVGLTPSDKKNEMRAHVMANMVNYPLAPFSLENADGKMVNSKDWANQIVVIDFWATWCRPCIEAFPGMQLLIDQYAKDPKVAVYMIGTMQFGDYKAKSVNYVKSQGFRFNLLHDAISQTGSQDQVFKSLLPLFKQSSIPRKIIVKNGVVRYSSEGYSGSPSQLRDELSTAIEILRAEK, encoded by the coding sequence ATGAAAAAACATTTTTTTAGAAAATGTATGCTACTGCTTTGCCCATTTTTTGGGCAGCAGTTAGCTGCACAAACGGTAACCTGGCAGCCCGAAATACTAAAACAAAACCAGAAAATCAGCTTTCAATACCAACCGAAAGGTGGCGATCTTGAATTTAGTGACGGGCCAAAAGCACTCGCAGGAGTATACAGCGGTAGCAAATGGAACACTGTCCCGGTGCAGTTAGAGAAAAAGAACGACGTATGGACTGGAAGTTATCAACTTCCGGAACACGCGGTGTTAATCGCCTTAAAATTTTATCAGGGTGACCTTCAGCAACCTGAAGCAATTGACAATCAAAATGGTAAAGGTTATTATCACCTTGTTAAAAATACAAAGGGGCAGGTAATCCCGGGTTCCTATCTGGCAGAAGCCGCTTTCAAAGCAGGGACAACGGGGAATGGGATGCTGAGTAGCTTCATTATTCCATCTATGGATAAAAAAATGATTGACTCTTTGCTCCAACAGGAAAAAAAGCTTTCTAAACGTATACCAAGGTCACTTCTGTTCAATTATCTCGATTTAAAGCAACTCACCATGCCCGCTTCTGAATTCAGCGTATTGGCTGATAACCTTTTAAAAAGCGAACTAAAAAACGGAAATCTTAACGAACAGTTTTTAGCACAGGCACAACGCTATTACGATAGATTAAAAGATAAAAATGGTTCAGCAGCAGTAGAATCACTTATTTTTAAAGATTACCCTAAAAGCAGCACAGCCAGGTTTTTATCCTTCAGAAAATATACGGAGGGAAAATACGGAAAGGATTTCGAAACAGGTGCTGAAGATTTTCTTAAGGCTTTTCCATATTTGGAATGGAAGAAATCACCAGACAACCAGGCATATATTTACTACACGATATTCAGAAACCTGGCAACACAATACTTTGACGGCGGGCAAAATGATAAATTTTTAGAGCTCTTTAAGGATATTGATTTTAAAACTGCCAATGAAATCTACCGCTGGAATATAAGCCGAAATCAAATGGCGGGAAAAAGCGATCAGAAATTACTTTATAACGATAGCCGCATAATTATTCCTTATCTGCTGGAAAGACAAAAGGACAAATCCTATTCAGGCGATTTCGATGATGCGGAAAAAGCACAGGAAAATGCAGATAATCAAATGGATGATCGCTTATTTACCCACATCGCCCTCGCAAATGCCCAGGGTGATTATGCCGGGGCAAACCAGTACTTCAAATATTTATCAAAAAAAGGGACTTTCGGAAATGCGGATTTAAATGCAATGCATGTTAATGTTTTGGAAAAACTGAACGATACCAAAGCAATTAAAGCCTTATTGGAATCCAGTGTAGCTGCGAATGCAGTAACGCCGGTTATGTTTACCAAACTTAAAGAACTATATAAAAGCGAGCATGGCGGGAAAGAAGATGGCTATGAGCAATACCTTGTTGGTTTAACGCCATCGGACAAGAAAAATGAAATGAGGGCACATGTAATGGCAAATATGGTCAACTACCCGCTCGCTCCATTTAGTTTAGAAAATGCCGATGGTAAAATGGTCAATTCAAAAGATTGGGCAAACCAGATTGTGGTCATCGACTTTTGGGCAACATGGTGCAGACCATGCATTGAAGCTTTCCCGGGTATGCAGCTTCTGATAGACCAATACGCAAAAGATCCCAAGGTTGCTGTATATATGATCGGTACCATGCAGTTTGGCGATTATAAAGCCAAATCTGTAAATTATGTAAAAAGTCAGGGCTTTCGTTTCAATCTTTTGCATGATGCTATTAGTCAAACAGGGTCGCAGGATCAAGTATTTAAGAGCCTTTTGCCATTGTTTAAACAGTCCTCTATCCCACGCAAAATCATCGTAAAAAACGGTGTAGTACGCTACAGTTCAGAAGGATATTCCGGTAGTCCTAGCCAGTTACGCGATGAATTATCTACCGCGATTGAGATTTTAAGAGCAGAGAAATAA